A DNA window from Enoplosus armatus isolate fEnoArm2 chromosome 9, fEnoArm2.hap1, whole genome shotgun sequence contains the following coding sequences:
- the gpatch3 gene encoding G patch domain-containing protein 3 — protein MADIEAVSPVYFAISNIPVSFRSADLRNYFSQFIESGGFQCFHYRHRPEVLRESEGPENTVCAEGEEGSSKSSETGQVTNDSSVKKQAVKSCCCIVSVHAKEADRFARMYAGNHWINSKGNWLSRRCVIKRVKVSHGNDDGSFPYKTKYEQRHRVSLTECFTEADLKSLSELNPPALMQNGNVGTPVKVFLQLIQSCRLPPRLIRKLGLTFPKTSSNRRYGNVPFQYQDSWTLPDTEETVLTAAGHEISGPGTLAARPSGQRQLADDTETETDEPPKEEEEDAQSNADDDDDCCEEWERHEALHDDVTSQERSKERLYEEEIELKWEKGGSGLVFYTDAQYWQEEEGDFDEQTADDWDVDMSVYYDKDGGDMDARDYVRMRYEKRQREGLEDGSGHSQSIGSFERFTKGFGRRLMEKQGWKDGEGLGHSRPGIPEALENEGQHPNCKRGFGYHGRKLVLHPVKKARTDFHITTVYDKPKNIDGGDTLLRRQPNTSMKYRGWQPGGSIGPRR, from the exons atggCGGACATTGAAGCCGTTTCTCCTGTGTATTTTGCTATAAGCAACATTCCTGTATCCTTTCGCTCAGCGGACCTGAGAAATTACTTCAGTCAGTTCATAGAAAGCGGcggttttcagtgttttcactaCCGACATCGACCGGAGGTTCTCAGGGAGTCCGAGGGCCCCgaaaacacagtgtgtgctgAAGGTGAAGAGGGCAGCTCCAAATCCTCGGAGACTGGCCAAGTAACTAACGACAGCTCTGTGAAGAAGCAGGCGGTGAAGTCGTGCTGTTGTATCGTCTCAGTTCATGCTAAAGAAGCTGACAGATTCGCCAGGATGTACGCGGGGAATCACTGGATTAACTCAAAGGGGAACTGGCTATCTAGACGTTGTGTTATCAAAAGAGTAAAGGTTTCACATGGCAACG ATGATGGGTCATTCCCCTATAAAACAAAGTACGAGCAGCGGCACCGGGTGTCTTTAACGGAGTGTTTCACAGAGGCTGACCTCAAAAGCTTATCTGAGCTGAATCCACCCGCTCTGATGCAGAATGGGAATGTGGGCACACCGGTAAAAGTGTTCCTACAGCTCATCCAGTCCTGTCGACTGCCTCCGCGCCTCATCCGGAAGTTGGGCCTCACTTTCCCCAAGACCAGCTCTAACCGCCGTTATGGCAACGTACCTTTCCAGTATCAGGACAGTTGGACACTTCCTGACACAGAGGAGACTGTATTAACAGCTGCTGGACATGAAATATCAGGACCAGGCACTTTGGCTGCCCGACCCTCTGGACAGAGGCAGCTAGCtgatgacacagaaacagagactgaTGAGCCACcgaaagaagaggaggaggatgcacAGTCAAATGCAGATGAT GACGATGACTGCTGTGAGGAGTGGGAGCGCCACGAGGCTTTGCATGATGATGTAACGAGCCAGGAGCGAAGCAAAGAGAGGCTGTACGAAGAGGAGATTGAGTTGAAGTGGGAGAAAGGCGGCTCGGGCCTGGTGTTCTACACTGATGCCCAGTACTggcaggaggaagaaggag attttgatgAACAAACGGCAGACGACTGGGATGTTGACATGAGTGTTTACTATGATAAAG ATGGAGGTGACATGGACGCCCGTGACTATGTCCGTATGCGGTATGAAAAAAGGCAGAGGGAGGGTCTTGAAGATGGATCTGGACACAGTCAGTCTATTGGCAGCTTTGAGAGGTTCACTAAG ggCTTTGGTCGACGTTTGATGGAAAAGCAGGGCTGGAAAGATGGCGAAGGCTTGGGACACAGTCGGCCTGGGATTCCTGAAGCCCTTGAAAATGAGGGCCAACATCCCAATTGCAAAAGAGGCTTTGG GTATCATGGAAGGAAATTGGTCTTGCATCCTGTAAAAAAGGCCAGAACAGATTTTCATATAACCACAGTGTATGATAAACCCAAAAACATAGATGGAGGCGACACCTTGCTGCGACGTCAACCAAACACTAGTATGAAGTACAGAGGCTGGCAGCCAGGTGGCAGCATTGGACCACGAAGATGa
- the nr0b2a gene encoding nuclear receptor subfamily 0 group B member 2a, which translates to MDNGCHCSANSDKLSNPILYNILSQMDNNQPSHNSFSYNSVPHRCNCELRRTVCLKSPSDICKEASAVLVKTVHFMKNLPAFNQMPPNDQFSLLKSCWTPLFILGLAQEHVDFEVTDTPADSMLKKILLNRQESPEMEREQPTMAGVSKLKSCLKTFWSLDLSPKEYAYLKGTTIFNPDVPDLKAALFVEGLQQEAQHALSEVVQLLHPGEQEERFARILLTASMLQSITPSLVSELFFRSVIGQADLLELLVDMLFCR; encoded by the exons ATGGATAACGGGTGTCATTGTTCAGCCAACAGTGACAAGCTTTCGAATCCTATCCTCTACAACATCCTGAGCCAAATGGATAACAACCAACCAAGCCACAACAGCTTCAGCTACAATTCAGTACCTCATAGATGCAACTGTGAGCTGCGGCGGACGGTGTGCTTGAAAAGTCCGTCTGACATTTGCAAAGAAGCTTCAGCAGTTCTGGTTAAAACCGTCCATTTCATGAAGAACTTGCCTGCCTTTAACCAGATGCCACCAAACGACCAGTTCTCACTTCTCAAAAGCTGCTGGACCCCACTCTTCATTTTGGGTCTGGCCCAGGAGCATGTGGACTTTGAGGTGACGGACACCCCTGCTGACAGCATGCTGAAAAAGATTCTCCTGAACCGCCAGGAGAGCCctgagatggagagggagcagCCCACCATGGCCGGTGTCAGCAAACTCAAGTCCTGCCTCAAAACATTTTGGAGTTTGGATCTGAGTCCAAAGGAGTATGCATACCTCAAAGGGACCACGATATTTAATCCAG ATGTCCCAGATTTAAAGGCAGCTCTGTTTGTGGAAGGCTTGCAACAGGAAGCCCAGCACGCCCTCAGCGAGGTGGTCCAGCTCCTTCACCcaggggagcaggaggagcgcTTTGCTCGGATCCTCCTCACTGCCTCCATGCTGCAGAGCATCACACCCAGCCTGGTCTCTGAACTCTTCTTCCGGTCAGTGATAGGCCAGGCTGACCTGCTGGAGCTGTTGGTCGACATGCTCTTctgcagatga
- the gpn2 gene encoding GPN-loop GTPase 2 — MSSQTGVTPSLRFGQVVIGPPGSGKTTYCRGMQEFLTHLGRKVVVVNMDPANEGLPYSCAVDISELVTLDDVMEGLKLGPNGGLLYCMEYVEANLDWLENKLKQHSDCYFLFDCPGQVELYTHQSSVKSIFSQLSKWNFRLTAVHLVDSHYCADPAKFISVLCTSLSTMLHVELPHVNVLSKMDLIEQYGKLAFNLDFYTEVMDLTYLLDHLAADPFFKKFHRLNEKLAEVIQDYSLVSFVPLNVQDKESMIQVLRAVDKANGYCFGDLEERNLQAMMSAAVGADFQFDSTLGVQERYVETSGKTVEEEVMDL, encoded by the exons ATGTCCAGCCAGACAGGAGTAACGCCCTCTCTACGCTTCGGCCAGGTGGTCATTGGACCCCCAGGCTCAGGAAAAACCACTTACTGCCGAGGAATGCAGGAGTTCCTGACTCACCTGGGACGCAAGGTGGTTGTGGTGAACATGGATCCTGCCAACGAAGGATTACCGTATTCCTGTGCGGTAGATATCTCCGAGCTGGTCACTCTGGACGATGTCATGGAGGGCTTGAAGCTCGGGCCCAACGGCGGGCTCCTCTACTGTATGGAGTATGTTGAAGCAAATCTGGACTGGTTAGAGAACAAGCTGAAACAGCACAGTGACTGTTACTTCTTGTTTGACTGTCCTGGTCAAGTGGAGCTCTACACCCACCAGAGTTCAGTAAAGAGTATATTCTCACAGCTGTCCAAGTGGAATTTCAGG CTGACAGCGGTGCACCTCGTGGACTCTCATTACTGCGCCGACCCAGCCAAGTTCATCTCTGTGCTATGTACCTCCCTGTCCACCATGCTGCATGTGGAGCTTCCCCACGTCAACGTCCTCTCTAAGATGGACCTGATTGAGCAGTATGGCAAACTGG CGTTCAACCTTGACTTCTACACAGAGGTCATGGACCTGACCTATCTTCTCGATCACCTGGCTGCAGACCCCTTCTTTAAAAAGTTCCACCGTCTAAATGAAAAGTTGGCAGAAGTCATACAAGATTACAGCCTTGTCTCTTTTGTTCCTCTCAACGTTCAG gACAAAGAGAGCATGATTCAGGTCTTACGAGCAGTGGACAAAGCCAATGGCTACTGCTTTGGagacctggaggagaggaatCTGCAGGCCATGATGTCAGCTGCTGTGGGAGCAGACTTCCAGTTCGACTC TACGCTTGGAGTGCAAGAGCGGTATGTTGAAACCAGCGGAAAgactgtggaggaggaagtgatggacCTGTAA